One part of the Bacillus sp. FJAT-27916 genome encodes these proteins:
- a CDS encoding Lrp/AsnC family transcriptional regulator: MHLTDKEIEIMQIVEENARISVEDISKMTSLPVSDVETTLKKLEDSNIIVRYAALVDWSKVEEHEGVTAMIDVKVTPKRGVGFDETAKRIYRYEEVTSVYLMSGAYDLSVVIEGKSMNEVARFVSDKLSTLDSVISTTTHFILKKYKHDGTVFSPQEEDKRIVVSP; encoded by the coding sequence ATGCACCTTACTGATAAAGAAATCGAAATCATGCAGATTGTGGAGGAAAATGCCAGAATTTCTGTAGAAGATATTTCGAAGATGACGAGTCTCCCTGTTTCTGATGTGGAAACGACACTGAAGAAATTAGAGGATTCAAATATAATTGTTCGTTATGCAGCATTAGTGGATTGGTCAAAGGTGGAGGAGCATGAGGGCGTGACAGCCATGATTGATGTGAAGGTTACTCCGAAAAGAGGGGTAGGCTTTGACGAGACAGCCAAGCGGATCTACCGGTATGAGGAAGTAACCTCTGTCTACTTAATGTCAGGGGCTTATGATTTATCTGTCGTAATAGAAGGAAAATCAATGAATGAGGTTGCTCGCTTTGTTTCAGATAAGCTATCAACGCTTGACTCAGTCATTTCAACAACTACCCATTTCATTTTGAAGAAATACAAGCATGATGGAACGGTCTTTTCACCACAAGAAGAAGATAAAAGGATAGTGGTCTCACCATGA
- a CDS encoding aminotransferase, whose amino-acid sequence MIKTNYLSDTARNMKPSGIRKFFDLAAGVEGVVSLGVGEPDFVTPWRYREAAINSLEEGYTSYTANAGLIQLREEIAAYMSRRFHVNYSPESQIIVTVGASQAIDIALRAILNPGEEVIVVEPCFVSYAPLVTMAGGKAVSVGTTKESDFRLLPQQLEEAITPKTKAIMICSPNNPTGSQLSKDDLEALAKIVIKHDLVVLSDEIYAELVYDEAYTSFASIEGMMDRTILISGFSKGFAMTGWRLGFVCANEEITAAMLKIHQYAIMCAPTSAQHAALEALRYGFDYVEEMRRSYLHRRNYLVESFNELGLICHKPGGAFYAFPSIESTGMTSAEFAEKLLLEEKVAVVPGDVFGIGGEGHIRCSYATSMDQLREAVTRIDRFIQKRA is encoded by the coding sequence ATGATTAAAACCAATTATTTATCAGACACTGCACGCAACATGAAGCCTTCAGGAATTAGAAAGTTTTTTGACTTGGCGGCAGGCGTTGAAGGAGTAGTTTCCCTCGGTGTAGGGGAGCCTGACTTTGTTACTCCTTGGCGCTATCGTGAAGCGGCTATCAATTCCCTTGAAGAGGGCTATACATCCTACACGGCTAATGCAGGACTGATACAATTGCGGGAAGAAATCGCTGCTTATATGAGCAGACGCTTCCATGTCAATTATTCACCAGAAAGTCAGATAATTGTGACGGTGGGCGCGAGCCAGGCAATCGATATTGCTCTTAGAGCCATTTTGAACCCTGGCGAGGAAGTTATTGTGGTTGAGCCTTGCTTTGTCTCCTATGCACCGCTTGTGACAATGGCAGGCGGAAAAGCCGTTTCGGTTGGGACGACGAAGGAATCTGACTTTAGGCTGCTGCCTCAGCAGCTGGAGGAGGCCATCACGCCAAAGACGAAGGCAATCATGATTTGTTCGCCTAACAATCCGACTGGAAGCCAGCTTTCGAAGGATGATCTAGAGGCCTTGGCTAAGATTGTCATCAAGCATGATTTGGTTGTCCTCTCTGATGAGATTTATGCTGAGCTTGTTTATGATGAGGCTTATACAAGCTTTGCTTCAATTGAGGGAATGATGGACCGTACGATCCTTATCTCGGGATTCTCAAAAGGATTTGCGATGACAGGCTGGCGTCTTGGATTTGTCTGTGCGAATGAGGAAATTACCGCAGCGATGCTGAAGATTCATCAATATGCCATTATGTGTGCTCCGACTTCGGCTCAGCATGCAGCTCTTGAGGCGCTCCGCTATGGATTTGACTATGTGGAAGAAATGCGGAGAAGTTATTTGCACAGAAGGAATTATCTTGTGGAATCATTTAACGAGTTGGGGCTGATCTGCCATAAGCCAGGCGGTGCCTTCTATGCCTTCCCATCCATTGAAAGTACAGGAATGACCTCAGCAGAATTTGCCGAGAAGCTGCTGCTTGAGGAGAAGGTAGCTGTTGTTCCAGGAGATGTATTTGGAATTGGCGGCGAGGGTCATATCCGTTGTTCCTATGCAACGTCTATGGATCAGCTGCGTGAGGCTGTGACACGTATCGACCGCTTTATTCAGAAAAGGGCATAG
- a CDS encoding helix-turn-helix domain-containing protein, with product MSIGENIRKHRLEKGLSQEELAMRSRIGTQKLEKFEANELIPNLQVILNLSSALECPASELIEQITPTGPCDIDDELQSLIQEMGQKKAKLILRKTKDIEEKDFLHVMQMLFDVKYEQTK from the coding sequence ATGTCAATTGGTGAAAACATACGAAAACATCGACTGGAAAAGGGTCTCAGCCAAGAGGAGTTAGCTATGCGCTCTCGAATCGGCACCCAGAAACTAGAAAAGTTTGAAGCAAATGAATTAATTCCCAACCTGCAAGTAATCTTAAATCTATCATCCGCACTTGAATGCCCTGCTTCTGAATTGATTGAACAAATAACACCAACAGGGCCTTGTGACATTGATGATGAATTACAATCTCTTATTCAAGAGATGGGACAGAAAAAGGCAAAACTGATTTTACGAAAAACGAAGGATATAGAAGAGAAGGATTTCCTGCACGTCATGCAAATGCTCTTTGATGTTAAATACGAACAAACCAAGTAA